TTGAGTTTAACGATATCCAGACGTGCGTTCGATTTTAGCAACGCTGTCTGGATTTTATTTTTGGGAGGTTTATAATAAATGTATGGTTAAAATATCCAATGATCAGGGGTTGACGATGGCGGAACTGATCGTCACGATCTTTGTTCTGGGTGTGACTTTATCAAGCATCCTGATGTTCTTTACCAACGCGCGTGTGGCCGAGCAATACGCCCGCGACTCCACGGTGGCGACGTCCCACGGGGAATACCTGATGGAGGAAATGAGGGCGCGCACCACACTGGCCAATATCATCGCTACGGACTGGCCGGCCTGGACCGTGACGAAGGGATTGAACACCCTTCCCACGGAGACCATCAACACGGTCTACACCAATTCTTCGGCCGACCCTTTGGAGATCACGGTCAATGTCGGGTGGGTGCGTAACGCGCGCACTTATTTGTACAGTTTACTGACGAGGATGACAAAATGAGGACGAACAGCGGTTTTTCAATGGTGGAAATGCTCGTGGTCGTCGGCATCTTTACGATGATGATGGCCGGGCTTTACACTGCTTTGGCCGCCGGCAATGTCTCGTGGCAGGCCAGCGAGAACGGGGTCGCCATCCAGAGGGACGCCCGCAACGCTTTGTGGGTCATGGCCAAGGACTTGCGCAAGGGTTCAGGCGCCGCCATTACCCAGTCCGTAGGGTCAACCACGCTGATATTCACACACCCGACGGATGGCAGCGTCACGTACACGTGGTCCGACAGCGGGGCCAATGCCAAAAAATTGATCCGTCAAATGACCGCTTCTTCGCGTATTTTGGCCAATAACATTTCCGCGCTGACGTTCACAGACCAGACAACGTCCATTTTGATCAGCACGACGGTGACCCGTTCTCCGACCGTGGGCCCGTCCGCCAGCTTGACTTTGTCGCAGGAGGTGGCTTACCGATGAAAACGCCTATCTTACATAATTCCAAAGGCATTACGTTCGTGACTTCCTTAATGGTGGTCACGGTCCTGATCCTGTTGTCCGCGGGGTATATGATCTCCCTCATGACGGAATTCAGCACGGCCAAACGCTATCAGGACAGCACCAAGGCGCTCTGGTTAAGCGAGGCCGGGCTGGCTTATTATATGAAGAACCCGACGATGCTGGACTCCGCGCCGCAAACGCAGACATTTTCATCGGGCTCGGTGTATATCAGCAAGGATGATTCCAGCGGTTCGCGGGAAGTGACTTTTTTAGGGACGGTTAACGGGAGCACCCGGAGCATCAAAGCGACCTTCCAGCCTTTTCCTCCGGATGTTTTTAATAATACAATGGCATCGGGGCACAATATCGTTTTAAGCGGTCTTTTGGCGACCATGAAGGTTTATGGGACGACGAAAATTTCCGGGGCTTATTCCCAAAGCGGTTTCTTGGCCTCGGGCTGGTTTGAAAGTAAGACCGAAGGAGTTGCCAGTGCTCAAACGACTTTGAAATTCCCGGACTCCAACGTTAACGGCACGCCCGATGAATTCAATGATTTTAAGGCCTTTTATCAGAACCTGGCCTCAACATACGCGCCCAGTGAAGTGGCGTACATTCAAAGCAGCGGTACGGTCAATATTGTGCCCAATTCATATCTTGCCGGAAAGAAATTGATCTATGTGGAAGGGGCCACGGCCGGCAGCGGGGACGTCAACATCCTTTTTGACGCCTCCTGGCAGGACAATGAAAATGTGACCGTGGTTTCAACCGGAGATATCACCTATCTTCAACCCCTGCAAGATACGGCCAATTCCAAGATGAATATGGTGGCCTGGGAGGATTATAATGAGGCCTCCATCCTGTCAAGCACGCATGCGGGCGTGACCTATGCCCACGATGATGCCAATTATTTTTCCATATTCAGTTTGTCCACGACGACCGGTAACGTGATCGCCAATGACAATATCGCCGCGCTGGAGGTCTTATCGGACAAACGTTTTTATTACAATAATCCGGTCAGCGATAGCCAGGTGCCGCCCGGTTTTGAAGGGTTGATCTCTCAATCCGCGTCCGGTTTTCAGACAGAACCATCCTTATGGCAGGAGATCTGAAATGACAAAACGCTGGCAATGGATCATTTTGGCCATGTTGGCGGGGCTTATTGTGATGCGTTTTTGGGGCCCAAAGGCCCCCTTACACAAGGAGCCTGTTAATGCCGGTGTGCAGATACAAGCGGAAACAACTCCTGTTCCCGTTACGCCTAAAAGAAAATTAGTTCCCGAAGACCCGGCCAAATACGGTATGGTCGTCATAGCGCCCGGTGCCGAACCCGAAAACCAGGAGGAATGGGATCGCTTCATGCAAAAGGCCATCGTGGAGCAGAAAATTTTGGAAACCCCTGAAGCCCAAAAAATGTTGGCGGAAACAAAAATGCCGCAAGAACAATACCGTCAAACTATGGACAAGGTTGACGCGGACATCGCCAAATTTGAAAAAATGGCAGGGGAGGGCCCTTTTGACCCCGAGACAAAAAAACGCCTGCAGGTCCTCTACCAGTTGAGGTCCTTGAGCAAACTGCTTGAGAAAAAAGTCACCCAGCCCTAAGCCGATTTTGTGTTATAATGACCCCTTCATGAAAACCGCTGATATCCGTAAGATCGTGTCTTTAGCCCTGTCCGAGGACATAGGCCGGGGGGACGTGACCACCGATGCTTTGGTCCCGCGGGGCCGCAAAGCCGTGGTCCGTGTTGTTTTTAGGTCTCCCGGCGTTGTTTGCGGGCTTGGGCTAGCAGCCATGGCCTTTAAGTTGCTGGACCCCAAGGTCCGTTTTAAACCCCTGGTCCGTGACGGTGTTTTTTTGTCCAAGCCGGGACCTATTGCCCGTATCGAAGGTCCGGCCAGGGCCATTTTGACCGGGGAACGCGTGGCCTTGAATTTTCTGGGACGGCTTTCAGGCATTGCCACGCTCACGCGAAGGTTCGTTCAAAAGATCAGACCGTATAAGGCCATTATTTTAGATACCCGTAAAACGATCCCGTTGCTGCGCACGCTTGAACGTTACGCGGTCCGTTGCGGGGGAGGGACCAATCACCGTTTTGACCTGGGTGTTGCGGTCCTGATCAAGGACAATCACCGCGCTTTTTGTTCCCCGGCCATGAGCATTCCGGCGATGGTTTCCCGCGTCCGGAAAAAGAGCGGCCGGATCGAGGTGGAAGCAGACAATATGAAACAGGTGCGCGCGGCCCTGACCTCGTCGGCGGACATCATTTTGCTGGATAATATGAGCCCGGGTCAAACGCGCAAAACCGTCTTATTGCGCGATCGCATGAGACCCAATGTTCACCTGGAGTCATCCGGCGGCATCACCCTGGCCAATGTCCGCGCTTACGCGGCCGCCGGAGTGGAGCGCATTTCCGTCGGCGCTTTGACCCATTCTTCCAAAGCCGTTGATGTTTCCATGGAGTTTATGTCATGAGAGTGTTCGTGTTGGCCCTGTATGCGCTGTGCTGCTGGATGCCCGCAGGCGTAGCCCAGCAGGCGAAAGGCCCTGTCCCTGCTGACGCAACGGAGATGGGTAACGCCATTTTTGATGATGAGGCCTTGCTGGACGGCTACGCGCAAAAATACGCGGATGAGCCCAAGGACATCCTTTTGGCCATGGTCGCTGATCATTCCGTGGGCGCCTACAAAAGTGCTGCCGCGATCCGCGTTTTCCGCCTGAAATACGCGGACCAGGTGTTGTCCGCTGAAAAACCGGTGGTCTTAAGAACATTGTTGCGCCGTCTCAACCGTACGGATTCAGCGTTCGTGCAGGTGGAGATCATGCACACGCTGGTGGTTGTGGACCGTTACCAGTATTTTGAACCAATGACATCGGCGCTCATCCAGAAAATGGACCATTATAACAACGTCGTCAGCGCCAATGCCTATGAGGCCTTGGATTTCATCACTAAAGGCAGTACGCGCGCCAGGGAGGCCAGGATCGTATTCAATATCATCCGCAAGACCCTGTTTTTGTCGCGCAAACGTCTGGAAAATGTCAATGAACCGGGTGACCGGCTGAAGGCAAAATTGTCCCTGCTGCGCTGGTCCATCAAGGTTTTGGGCACGCAGGAATTGAAACGCCTGCCGTCGGGGGTGATACGGCTTTTATAAATCGCCTACACAAAAACCCGTACATTTGCTATACTCTAAGAATATGCTGCTCAACCAATTAACATTCCATGCCCCTAAAACCGTTCCTGAAGCGGCCAAACTGCTCGCGGACCTTAAAGACGTCAAGATCCTGGCCGGAGGGACCTTCCTTTTGAACAGTTTGAAACTTTTAAAGACCAAGGGAATAAAAACAGCGGCCCATGTCTTGAGTTTGGCCGCAATTGAAGACCTTAAAGGGATCAGCGTTGACCCCAAGGGCCTGACCATCCGCTCCATGACCACCATCACCGAGATCTTTGAAAGCCCTCATCTGAAGGACAATTTTCAGGTTTTGCGCACGGTGTGCCACAATATTTCAACGACGCCCATCCGCAATATGGCGACCTTCGGCGGTAATTTGACCTGCCGCTATACCTGGACGGAAATGCCGGCAGTCATGATCGCCCTGGATGCCCGGATGCATTTCATAGGTCCGGACGGAATGTCCCATGAAACGGGCGCGGAAGATTTTTTCAAGAACGCGGCCCGCACGGATAAAATATTCACTCACGCGTATATTCCCCGTGATACAGGCGCGTCCATTGCTTACCGCCGGGTCAAAAAAATGTCCGACGTGGACGTGCCTTTATTGTCTTTGTGCGTCAAAACGAATTTGAAAGGCAAACAATGGTCCAATACGCGCGTCTCCATCAACAGCACAACGGTTTTTGCCCAGCGGGACATCCAACTGGAAGAATTTTTGAATAGCTCCCAGTCGCATCCAAAGTTGGGGGAGGAGGCGCTCAAACATTTGACCGCTTCCATTTATGACACCCGCAGCAGTGAATACAAACAGCATATGTTCCGTGTCTGCATCAAAACAGCTGTTGAGGAGATCGGCCGATGATCGTTTCGCTAAACATTAACGGCCAAAAGCACGACCTGGACCTGAAGGGCAATGAAACTCTTTTGGAGGTCCTGCGCGACCGGCTGTCAATGACAGGCACCAAGACCGCGTGTCAGGAAAGCGAATGCGGCACCTGCACCGTCATGATCAACGGCAGGGCTATTTTGTCGTGCATCACTCTGGCGGTCAATTGTCAGGGCAACCGGATCACGACCATTGAGGGTCTGGCCAAAGGAGATGTGTTGCATCCGGTCCAGCAGGCCTATTTGGATTGCGGGGCCGTGCAATGCGGGTTTTGCATCCCCGGCCTCATCATGTCAACCACCGCTTTATTAGAAAAGAACCCTAAGCCCTCGCAGGAAGAGATCGAATATGCCCTGGACGGCAACATTTGCCGCTGTGCCGGGTATCCGAAGATCTTTGACGCTGTGCGCGAAGCAGGCAGGGTGATGGGCAAAAGCCATGAAAACAAAGATCAATAAAGAATACATTGACCCGGTCGGAAAAAGCGTGCCCCGCATTGACGGCAGGGGCATTGTCACCGGCCAGACCAAATACGCGTTTGACGTGGCTTTTCCCAACATGCTCGTCGGAAAAATGCTGCGTTCCCCGCATGCCCACGCGCGCATCATTAGCATTGATACCTCTAAAGCCGAAGCATTGCCCGGGGTCAAGGCCATCATCACGGCCAGGGACACCGGCTTGATCAAGTTCGGTTCCAATGAATATTTCTTTCCGCACACCGTGGACCAGATGGCGCTTGAGGCGGACAAGGTGCGCTATATCGGCGATGAGATCGGCGCTGTGGCTGCCGTGGATGAAGAGACCGCGGATGAGGCGCTCAAACTCATCGACGTAAAATATGAAATCTTGCCGGCTGTCTTTGACATTGAAGAAGCCATCAAGCCCGGCGCCCCGCAGATCCATGAATCCATGAACAATATCGCGGTCATTTTGCCGGTCAATTTCGGCAACCCGGAACGGGCCATGAAAGAATCTGACTATGTGCGCGAAGACAGGTTTTGGTGTCCGGCCGCCCATCACGCCGCCCTGGAGCCGCATGTCTGCGTGGGGCAATGGGAGACATTTTCCAATAAGATCACGCTGTGGTCGTCCAGCCAGGCGCCGTTCAAATGCCGCGAGGCCTTGGCCAAGACATTGAAGATGGACCTCAACGACGTGCGCGTCATCAAGATGGCGGTCGGCGGCGGTTTTGGCGGGAAACTGGAAATGCTGCCCATGGATTTCGCGGCCTGCCTTTTGTCAAAAAAAGCCGGCGGCTTGCCGGTCAAAATTTCTTTGAGCCGCGAGGAAGAATTTATCAGCACCCGCCGCAAGCACGGCATGATCTATAAAATAAAGACAGGGGTCAAGAAAGACGGCACCATCATGGCCATCACCGGTGAGGTTTTGGCGGACGGCGGGGCGTATTGCAGTTATGGCCCGACGGTATTGGCCGCGGCCATCATGCGCATTTTCATGGTGTATAAGATCCAGCATTTCCGCATGAGCGGTTATCGTGTTTATACCAATACACCTGTCAGCGGGGCCATGCGCGGCTTCGGCGGCGTGCAAAGCGGGTTTGCCATTGAATCCCACATGGACATGATCGCCAGGGACTTAGGCATGGACGCGGTGGAATTCCGTCTGAAGAACATCACAACGCCCAACATGGTCACGATCAACAAGATGGTCCTGACCACCAATGGTCTACGCGAATGCATTGAAAAGGCCTGCGCCGCGGCCCAGTGGACCAAAAAACGGGGCAAACAGAAAAAATTGTGCCGGGGCATCGGCATCGGCATTGCCGCTGATGTCATGGGTTCTAAAATGTACAAGTCGCACGAGAGCGCCGGGTCCATCGTCAAGGTGGAAGAGGACGGGTCGGTGTATTTATTTACCGGTGCCGCGGACACGGGACAGGGGTCCAATACCGCGCTTTCGCAGATCGCGGCCCAGGAATTGGGGGTCAGCTACAGCCGCATCAAATGCAAATCCGGGGACACGGAGATCACCCCATTTGACACGGGCAGTTTTGCCAGCCGTGTCACGTTCATTTCCGGCAACGCGACCGTGTTGGCCGCGCGCGACGCTAAAAAACAAATTTTAGACATCGTGGCCAAAGAGCATGGCCTTGACCCGGATGATCTGGATATCAAGTCGGAAAAGGTCGTTGTTAAGAAAGACAACAGCGTCCTTATGAATTTTGACAAAGCGCTGGAATTATGCTCTTCATTCAATTACGGCAAGCAGATCATCGGCAGGGGCAGTTATAATCCCAAGACAACTCCCATTGATTTTCGCACCGGTGAGGGAAATGTTTCTGGCAGTTATGGATTTGAGGCGCAGATCGCGGAAGTGGAAGTCAACAAAGAGACCGGCCAGGTGAAAATTCTGGCCATGTGGGACGCGCATGACATCGGCAAGGCCATCAATCCCCAGTCCGTGGAAGCGCAGATCGAGGGTTCCCTGGCCATGGGCATCGGTTATACGTTTTATGAGGACCTGCGGTTCAAGAACGGCAGGGTCGCCAACGGCAATTTTGCCAATTACCGTTTGCCGCGCTCCATCGGCACGCCCCCCATGCATACGATCCTGGTGGAAACCAATGACCCTGAAGGGCCGTTTGGCGCCAAGGGCATGGGGGAGGCGTCGCTTCTGCCCACGTCCGCCGCGATTGCCAATGCCATTGAAGACGCCATCGGCGTGCGCATCAAGGACCTGCCCATCACACCGGACAAAATTATTAAAGCGTTAAAAGAGACAGAAAAAATATTGTCTTAACCCGATTTGAGGATATAATTGAATTTATGAAATATTTCGTCCTGTTGCTCCTGCTGGCCGTTGGTTCTTTGTCCGGATGTTCCTTTTATCAGGTTGATTCCAAAGGCACCACGCCGGATTTTTATGAGCCGAAAAAGAGCATCAATGACGTGGCTTATCTGGAAAAGATCGACCAGCCCTACGAGGAGATCGGTGTTGTGACCGTGATCACCGAACGCCGTCAGACCCTGGAAGATGTTTTGCCCAAGCTGAAAAATGAGGCCGCGATCCTGGGGGGCGATGCCATCACCGATATCCAGACCGATGCCGATGATCTGTGGAAAAAGGTCAGGCCGCGCAAACTTTTCGGCAATGCCTATACGCGCGCCAAGTACACGGCCAAGGTTGTTGTTCTGAAATAATTATTTTAGTGTCATGCCCGAATGTTTCTGTCGGGCATCTAGTGCATTAGTTTCTGGATTCCCGATAAAAGCATTCGGGAATGACAAATCAGAAGGGACGCTTAAACAGCGTCCTTTTTTATTTGTTCTAATTCTTCGGGGGTGTTGAAGGTCTGGACAATGCCGGGATCATTGATCTCAAGGGTCTGCGGGGCATGGACGGCGAATAAACTGTTCAGGCCTTTGGAGGGGGAAAGGGCGAGGATCTCTGATTTAAGGGAAGCGTTGAACACCGGCGGGTGGCCGCGTTTGCTTTGGTAAGCCGGAATAAGGATAGCCGGATTGTTTTGTTTAAAATGACGGATGAGCGCATCCACGGTGGACGTCAGGATGAAAGGACAGTCCACAGGGGCCAGAAGCACGGCACGGGTCTCCTTCCCGACGATAGAAAGACCCGCCTGGAAGGAGGATGTCTGCCCTAATTTATAATCTTTATTATAGACAATACGGACTTTTTTGTGGTTAAATACATGCGGATTGACGGCGTCAAAATACGCGCCCAGGACCACGATGATCTCATCCGCGATGGAACCCAACAGCGTGTTTTGCAGGTCTTCAATGGCTGTCCGTCGGGATGTTCTGGCCAGCGCCTTGGGGGAGCCGAATCTCTCGCTTTCCCCGGCGGATAAAAGGACACAGGAAATCATAACGGCATTATAGAACCCATGGGTCTTTTGTCAAAATGATCGTTTTTTTACTTCTTGTTATTTCCGCTTTGGCCATTTTGATCACCTTCCGTCTTTTATCCAGGGGGGCTGGCGCACCTGCGCCGGCTGAATTGCCCGCGGCCATTGATCTGCCCGAAAAATTTGAACGCCTGCTCTCGGAAAAGAACCAACTCATCGATCGCCTGGAAAAGCAGGTGGAAGCGGAACGTTCGCACCGGCTGGAATTTGAAAAGGTCAAGGAGCTGTTGGACGAAGAGATCTTAAGATTAAAAGAGCAGAACCGCGGCCTAAAAATTTCCAAGGAGTCCTGAATATGCGTCGTATCCTGATTTTATCTGTTTTATGTTTTCTGTTCGTATCATTAACCAACGCGCAAGAGGAGAATTCCGTGCCCAAGAATCCCGTTGTTGTGTTTGAAACCACCCAGGGGGTGATCGAATTGAAATTATTCCCCGACATTGCCCCCAAGGCCTGCGAAAATATGGTCGGGCTGGTCAAAAAAGGATATTACAACGGTATTATTTTTCATCGTGTGATCAAGAATTTCATGCTCCAGGGAGGTGACCCGACCGGCACAGGCAGCGGTGGGGAGAGCTTGTGGGGCGGAAAGTTCGAGGATGAATTCAGCTCTTTGTACAGTTTTGCTAAGCCCGGTATTCTGGCCATGGCCAATGCCGGCCCCGGCACCAACGGCAGTCAATTCTTCATCACCACGGCCTCGACCCCGTGGCTCAACAATCACCACACCATCTTCGGAGAGGTCTCCGCCGGTTATGACGTTGTGCAGAAGATCGAGAACACACCCGCCGGTCCGGGCGACCGTCCCGTCACCGACCAAAAGATCATCAAGGCCTACATAAAATAATCGTAGGGGCGGGGTAACCCCGCCCGTACATCTATGGAAGATATCCTCTACAAAGCCCTGCAGGCGGTCCAAAAGGGGCAGAGTTACGCGTTTGCCACCATCACAGAAGCTACACCCAAAGGCACTCCCCGCAAAACCGGCTCCAAAATGATCGTTTTTGACGACGGGACGTCGTGGGGGACCATCGGCGGCGGCCGCAATGAGAAAGCCGCCATTGCCGAATGCCTCAAAGCCATTGCCGGCCGGAAACCCGTCAACGTCACCTATAATTATTTCGGAAGGAAAGGGGAGTCGGTGTGCGGCGGCCAGATGAAGGTTTTTATTGAACCGTTCGCGCCGCAAAAGTATCTGGTCATTTGCGGGGCCGGCCATATAGCGCTTCCTTTATCAGCGATCGGAAAAATGCTCGGATTTAGGGTGACCATCATTGATAACCGCAAGGCCTTTGCCAATAAAAAACGGTTCCCGCACGCGGACCAGATCATTGTTGGTGATCATGCCAAAG
This window of the Candidatus Omnitrophota bacterium genome carries:
- a CDS encoding prepilin-type N-terminal cleavage/methylation domain-containing protein, giving the protein MRTNSGFSMVEMLVVVGIFTMMMAGLYTALAAGNVSWQASENGVAIQRDARNALWVMAKDLRKGSGAAITQSVGSTTLIFTHPTDGSVTYTWSDSGANAKKLIRQMTASSRILANNISALTFTDQTTSILISTTVTRSPTVGPSASLTLSQEVAYR
- the nadC gene encoding carboxylating nicotinate-nucleotide diphosphorylase, with product MKTADIRKIVSLALSEDIGRGDVTTDALVPRGRKAVVRVVFRSPGVVCGLGLAAMAFKLLDPKVRFKPLVRDGVFLSKPGPIARIEGPARAILTGERVALNFLGRLSGIATLTRRFVQKIRPYKAIILDTRKTIPLLRTLERYAVRCGGGTNHRFDLGVAVLIKDNHRAFCSPAMSIPAMVSRVRKKSGRIEVEADNMKQVRAALTSSADIILLDNMSPGQTRKTVLLRDRMRPNVHLESSGGITLANVRAYAAAGVERISVGALTHSSKAVDVSMEFMS
- a CDS encoding FAD binding domain-containing protein, coding for MLLNQLTFHAPKTVPEAAKLLADLKDVKILAGGTFLLNSLKLLKTKGIKTAAHVLSLAAIEDLKGISVDPKGLTIRSMTTITEIFESPHLKDNFQVLRTVCHNISTTPIRNMATFGGNLTCRYTWTEMPAVMIALDARMHFIGPDGMSHETGAEDFFKNAARTDKIFTHAYIPRDTGASIAYRRVKKMSDVDVPLLSLCVKTNLKGKQWSNTRVSINSTTVFAQRDIQLEEFLNSSQSHPKLGEEALKHLTASIYDTRSSEYKQHMFRVCIKTAVEEIGR
- a CDS encoding (2Fe-2S)-binding protein produces the protein MIVSLNINGQKHDLDLKGNETLLEVLRDRLSMTGTKTACQESECGTCTVMINGRAILSCITLAVNCQGNRITTIEGLAKGDVLHPVQQAYLDCGAVQCGFCIPGLIMSTTALLEKNPKPSQEEIEYALDGNICRCAGYPKIFDAVREAGRVMGKSHENKDQ
- a CDS encoding molybdopterin-dependent oxidoreductase, translating into MKTKINKEYIDPVGKSVPRIDGRGIVTGQTKYAFDVAFPNMLVGKMLRSPHAHARIISIDTSKAEALPGVKAIITARDTGLIKFGSNEYFFPHTVDQMALEADKVRYIGDEIGAVAAVDEETADEALKLIDVKYEILPAVFDIEEAIKPGAPQIHESMNNIAVILPVNFGNPERAMKESDYVREDRFWCPAAHHAALEPHVCVGQWETFSNKITLWSSSQAPFKCREALAKTLKMDLNDVRVIKMAVGGGFGGKLEMLPMDFAACLLSKKAGGLPVKISLSREEEFISTRRKHGMIYKIKTGVKKDGTIMAITGEVLADGGAYCSYGPTVLAAAIMRIFMVYKIQHFRMSGYRVYTNTPVSGAMRGFGGVQSGFAIESHMDMIARDLGMDAVEFRLKNITTPNMVTINKMVLTTNGLRECIEKACAAAQWTKKRGKQKKLCRGIGIGIAADVMGSKMYKSHESAGSIVKVEEDGSVYLFTGAADTGQGSNTALSQIAAQELGVSYSRIKCKSGDTEITPFDTGSFASRVTFISGNATVLAARDAKKQILDIVAKEHGLDPDDLDIKSEKVVVKKDNSVLMNFDKALELCSSFNYGKQIIGRGSYNPKTTPIDFRTGEGNVSGSYGFEAQIAEVEVNKETGQVKILAMWDAHDIGKAINPQSVEAQIEGSLAMGIGYTFYEDLRFKNGRVANGNFANYRLPRSIGTPPMHTILVETNDPEGPFGAKGMGEASLLPTSAAIANAIEDAIGVRIKDLPITPDKIIKALKETEKILS
- a CDS encoding nucleotidyltransferase family protein → MISCVLLSAGESERFGSPKALARTSRRTAIEDLQNTLLGSIADEIIVVLGAYFDAVNPHVFNHKKVRIVYNKDYKLGQTSSFQAGLSIVGKETRAVLLAPVDCPFILTSTVDALIRHFKQNNPAILIPAYQSKRGHPPVFNASLKSEILALSPSKGLNSLFAVHAPQTLEINDPGIVQTFNTPEELEQIKKDAV
- a CDS encoding peptidylprolyl isomerase is translated as MRRILILSVLCFLFVSLTNAQEENSVPKNPVVVFETTQGVIELKLFPDIAPKACENMVGLVKKGYYNGIIFHRVIKNFMLQGGDPTGTGSGGESLWGGKFEDEFSSLYSFAKPGILAMANAGPGTNGSQFFITTASTPWLNNHHTIFGEVSAGYDVVQKIENTPAGPGDRPVTDQKIIKAYIK
- a CDS encoding XdhC/CoxI family protein; protein product: MEDILYKALQAVQKGQSYAFATITEATPKGTPRKTGSKMIVFDDGTSWGTIGGGRNEKAAIAECLKAIAGRKPVNVTYNYFGRKGESVCGGQMKVFIEPFAPQKYLVICGAGHIALPLSAIGKMLGFRVTIIDNRKAFANKKRFPHADQIIVGDHAKELARVSVDPDTFIAVVTQGNEFDYECMKAVIRSDAAYIGIISSKPKKVKFFKRLREEGVEEKYLKRVHIPMGIDLGAQTPEEIAVSICSQMVALNNKDSIGTVKFK